A genomic segment from Methanoplanus limicola DSM 2279 encodes:
- a CDS encoding universal stress protein yields MFSKILVAVDGSAKSNKALKIALEDVADDGTEIHVIHVLSKHLYQAIESEVGYDGVESPHEIRRNLLDKEKEKVVSFLNEVCNGKNVRYELHVLKGDPRHVILDTAEEIGADLIVVGSYGKGLGERLILGSVSSHIVSHSKISTLVIK; encoded by the coding sequence TTGTTCTCAAAAATTCTTGTTGCCGTTGATGGTTCGGCAAAATCAAATAAGGCGCTTAAAATTGCGCTGGAAGATGTTGCAGATGACGGTACTGAAATTCATGTCATTCATGTACTTAGTAAACATCTCTATCAGGCGATTGAATCCGAAGTTGGGTATGACGGTGTTGAGTCGCCACATGAAATAAGGCGGAATTTACTTGATAAGGAGAAAGAAAAGGTTGTCAGCTTCCTTAATGAAGTATGTAATGGTAAAAATGTCAGGTATGAACTTCATGTTCTGAAAGGGGATCCACGCCATGTCATTCTGGATACTGCTGAAGAAATCGGAGCAGATCTGATTGTTGTCGGGTCATATGGAAAGGGACTTGGTGAGAGACTCATTCTGGGCAGTGTCAGCAGTCATATTGTAAGCCACAGCAAAATTTCGACGCTTGTTATAAAGTAA
- a CDS encoding ABC transporter permease, which translates to MVDLRFISIYKRDMTRYFRFKTQLLSSLLMPALWLAFFGIAMTGNFERIMPAGDAVTGVPQIDYLTFMCAGIIAVTILFTNIYGGFFFLFDKNWGILREIVASPMPRRNLILGFAMSGVTKSCIQATIVLVFGIFLGVSFFGGYSPLRIIISVAGILLFVSLFAVAFLCISASIALRMDSAEGFQGVTTLLTMPLFFMSNALYPTSGMPGILETASDFNPLTHLTNGIRYFAVGDDFTAIGTHFIYSTQDILISFAFLVVFTLIMFAIAYKTVESIVVT; encoded by the coding sequence ATGGTAGATTTAAGGTTTATCAGCATATATAAGCGCGATATGACCAGATATTTCCGGTTCAAAACCCAGCTCCTCTCATCCCTCCTTATGCCGGCATTATGGCTGGCCTTCTTTGGTATTGCAATGACCGGAAATTTTGAGAGGATTATGCCTGCCGGAGATGCAGTTACCGGGGTTCCACAGATAGATTATCTCACATTTATGTGTGCCGGAATTATTGCCGTAACTATACTTTTCACCAATATTTACGGGGGATTTTTCTTCCTGTTCGATAAGAACTGGGGTATTTTAAGGGAGATTGTGGCAAGCCCGATGCCAAGGAGAAACCTGATACTTGGCTTTGCAATGTCAGGAGTTACAAAATCCTGCATACAGGCGACAATTGTACTTGTATTCGGAATTTTTCTTGGAGTTTCCTTCTTTGGAGGTTATTCACCATTAAGAATTATCATCTCTGTTGCCGGAATACTTCTCTTTGTATCCCTCTTTGCTGTAGCCTTCCTCTGCATCTCTGCATCCATTGCCCTCCGGATGGATTCGGCAGAGGGATTTCAGGGTGTCACAACCCTTCTCACAATGCCGCTATTCTTCATGTCAAACGCCCTCTACCCGACAAGCGGAATGCCGGGCATTCTGGAGACGGCTTCGGATTTTAATCCTCTTACACACCTGACAAACGGAATCAGGTACTTTGCGGTAGGTGATGATTTTACGGCAATAGGGACTCATTTCATCTATTCCACGCAGGACATCCTGATTTCATTCGCATTTCTGGTAGTATTCACACTCATTATGTTTGCAATTGCCTATAAGACGGTTGAGAGTATTGTGGTGACATAG
- a CDS encoding response regulator, translating to MKKTRVVIVEDSEFIAHGLEKILQSMGYNVAGIASEKAAALKLVEESSPDVILMDIELSSGGMEGISIAEEIKKVRAIPVIFLSAHDDDATLRKSLQAEPYGFISKPAKSRDIRAAIEIVLNKNRARIAEEELLRKDAILHAVCQSANNFFSENIFDTNIRSAIKNLGIASGADRVSIFILPDGDKTPSSVKKAYSWHKEGYGEFNGGGVVSEYSAISIHQECFNGLRKGAVVTGNHPGCGLSGGSGSDSDGKFSFMAAPVFLDEQWWGIVRFDNCHDSRVWSLSEKEALTAAASMIGSAVRHEIIEKNLRNEEDRYKYLYNLVRVMCDNVPDMIWSKDRNNCYTFANRELCRKYLFASDTSEPVGKPITYFIERTKAERPDDHEWFTLGDMSVKTDLEVMETGKPVKYEDRGYLRGRYVYLDVFKSPFFDSSGNIIGTLGCTRDITEEKRTRDEIKRSLDEKTILLQEVHHRVKNNLAIVNSLLSMQGRSVESSDIRNSLKDAEMRIFSISSVHEELYKSEDFSHIDADRHFTLLGEEIIGNYAAGTLILLDVDCKGIRLGLNTAIPVSLVVNELLTNSLKYAFSGRDEGVITIKAGKEDMPEKEAGGNCDSGMDNMYGAAERSGGCRICIEVSDDGIGMKNTVDPENTSSLGLSLVKNIVRMQLDGELTFESPDEGGTICRFCFSPENS from the coding sequence ATGAAAAAGACAAGAGTTGTAATTGTTGAAGATTCTGAGTTCATAGCGCATGGACTTGAGAAAATCCTTCAGTCTATGGGTTATAATGTTGCCGGAATTGCATCTGAAAAGGCAGCTGCATTAAAACTTGTAGAAGAGAGTTCCCCTGATGTGATCCTGATGGATATTGAACTTTCATCCGGAGGTATGGAGGGCATTTCAATTGCAGAGGAGATCAAGAAGGTCAGGGCTATTCCTGTTATTTTTCTGTCCGCACATGATGATGATGCCACTCTCAGAAAATCCCTTCAGGCAGAGCCTTACGGCTTCATCTCCAAACCGGCAAAATCCCGTGACATAAGGGCTGCCATAGAGATTGTTCTCAATAAAAACAGAGCCAGAATTGCAGAGGAGGAACTGCTCAGGAAAGATGCGATTCTTCATGCAGTATGCCAGTCTGCAAACAATTTCTTCTCGGAAAATATTTTTGATACCAATATCCGGAGCGCAATTAAAAATCTTGGTATTGCAAGCGGTGCTGACAGAGTCAGCATTTTTATTCTTCCTGACGGAGATAAAACTCCCTCTTCTGTAAAGAAAGCATACAGCTGGCATAAAGAAGGCTATGGAGAGTTTAATGGTGGTGGAGTAGTTTCTGAATATTCTGCTATAAGTATTCATCAGGAATGTTTTAACGGTTTAAGGAAAGGGGCGGTTGTAACAGGCAATCATCCCGGATGCGGTTTATCAGGAGGTAGTGGGAGTGATTCTGACGGAAAATTCTCCTTTATGGCAGCACCTGTTTTTCTGGATGAACAGTGGTGGGGCATAGTCCGTTTTGATAACTGCCATGATTCAAGAGTATGGTCTTTATCAGAAAAAGAGGCCCTCACTGCTGCCGCATCAATGATAGGTTCTGCTGTAAGGCATGAAATTATTGAAAAAAATCTCAGGAATGAAGAGGACAGATACAAATATCTCTATAATCTTGTGAGGGTGATGTGTGACAATGTGCCGGATATGATCTGGTCCAAGGACAGGAATAACTGTTATACTTTTGCTAACCGTGAATTATGCAGGAAATATCTTTTTGCATCAGATACCAGCGAACCTGTTGGAAAACCGATTACATATTTCATTGAACGGACTAAAGCAGAACGGCCTGATGATCATGAATGGTTTACCCTCGGAGATATGTCAGTAAAAACAGACCTTGAGGTGATGGAGACCGGAAAACCGGTTAAGTATGAAGACCGTGGTTATTTGAGGGGCAGATATGTTTACCTTGATGTCTTTAAATCACCTTTCTTTGATTCATCCGGAAATATAATCGGGACACTTGGGTGTACAAGAGATATTACGGAGGAGAAGCGAACCCGTGATGAGATTAAGAGGTCACTTGATGAGAAGACCATTCTTTTACAGGAAGTTCACCACCGGGTCAAGAATAATCTTGCAATAGTCAATTCCCTCCTTTCAATGCAGGGCAGGAGTGTTGAGAGCAGTGATATCAGAAACAGTCTGAAGGATGCTGAGATGAGAATTTTTTCAATATCATCTGTTCACGAGGAACTGTATAAATCTGAGGATTTCTCGCATATAGATGCGGACAGGCATTTTACTCTCCTTGGGGAGGAGATAATAGGTAATTACGCTGCCGGAACTTTGATTTTGCTTGATGTTGACTGCAAAGGGATCAGGCTTGGTCTGAATACGGCGATACCCGTAAGTCTCGTTGTGAATGAACTGCTGACAAATTCATTAAAATATGCTTTTTCCGGCAGGGATGAAGGAGTAATCACTATAAAGGCAGGGAAGGAGGATATGCCGGAGAAAGAAGCCGGTGGGAATTGTGACAGCGGTATGGATAATATGTACGGTGCTGCTGAGAGAAGCGGAGGATGCAGGATCTGTATTGAGGTGAGTGATGACGGGATAGGCATGAAAAATACCGTTGACCCGGAAAATACATCGTCACTCGGTCTTTCGCTGGTGAAAAATATCGTCCGGATGCAGC
- a CDS encoding flavodoxin family protein yields the protein MSDVIILNGSPRANGNTEILCRECAAEIEKSGLKPEIISFRGKEFRSCIACGSCKKKIGSCSIDDGLNEIIEKIKDAKGLIVASPVYFGTARGEIMSAVQRISMVSYGGERFLSKMVGGPIAVGRRGGHTSTIQELLMFYFINDMIVAGSDYWNIAFGKQAGEVAEDEEGLLTVRKFGGNVAEIIKAMNRDITE from the coding sequence ATGAGCGATGTAATAATTTTAAACGGAAGTCCGCGTGCAAACGGGAATACAGAAATTCTATGCAGGGAATGTGCCGCTGAAATTGAAAAATCCGGACTTAAACCCGAGATAATATCATTCAGGGGAAAGGAGTTCAGGTCCTGTATAGCCTGCGGTTCATGTAAGAAGAAGATTGGGTCCTGTTCAATAGATGACGGCTTAAACGAGATAATTGAGAAGATAAAAGACGCAAAAGGGCTCATTGTTGCATCTCCGGTATATTTTGGAACCGCAAGAGGTGAAATCATGTCAGCAGTACAGAGAATTTCAATGGTCTCTTACGGGGGAGAGCGCTTCCTCTCAAAAATGGTCGGCGGCCCGATTGCAGTCGGAAGGCGTGGCGGACACACCTCGACAATTCAGGAACTACTGATGTTCTATTTTATAAACGATATGATTGTTGCAGGCTCTGACTACTGGAATATCGCCTTTGGAAAGCAGGCTGGAGAGGTTGCAGAGGATGAGGAAGGTCTGTTAACCGTCAGAAAATTCGGGGGTAATGTTGCAGAGATAATAAAAGCCATGAACAGGGATATTACAGAATAA
- a CDS encoding ATP-binding cassette domain-containing protein, with protein MSDENIIEVSALSHSYGDFEAVREISFAVKRGEIFSFLGPNGAGKSTAINVLITLLKIQKGRVTISGYELSTDPQGVRESIGIVFQEITLDRDMTVEETLQFHGRLYSMKTEEIKSRTDELLNLVGLNDKRDKYTKELSGGMKRRLEIARGLMTRPDVLFLDEPTIGLDPQTRRKTWEYLRDVNREGTTIFLTTHYMDEADVLSDRISIIDHGEIIITGTPAELKNNLGEDLIYLETSDIRASKDILGKFPGVKEVRGKESGLILSTTKDGTRILPELIKTLEHDGITIELVNLKKPSMDDVFMHYTGKELRDGSDRDIGAEGR; from the coding sequence ATGTCTGATGAAAACATAATTGAAGTCAGCGCCTTAAGCCACAGTTACGGAGACTTTGAGGCAGTAAGAGAGATCAGTTTTGCAGTAAAGAGGGGAGAGATATTCTCATTTCTCGGACCTAACGGAGCAGGTAAAAGTACTGCAATTAATGTCCTTATTACTCTGCTTAAAATTCAGAAAGGCAGAGTGACAATTTCCGGATATGAACTATCAACAGACCCACAGGGTGTCAGAGAGTCAATCGGGATAGTCTTCCAGGAGATAACCCTTGATCGGGACATGACCGTTGAAGAGACACTTCAGTTTCATGGCAGACTTTACTCAATGAAGACTGAAGAGATTAAGAGCAGGACAGACGAGCTGCTGAATCTTGTCGGGCTGAATGATAAAAGGGATAAATACACAAAGGAGTTATCCGGAGGAATGAAGAGAAGGCTTGAGATTGCAAGGGGGCTTATGACAAGGCCTGATGTCCTCTTCCTTGACGAACCTACAATAGGGCTTGACCCGCAGACAAGAAGAAAGACATGGGAGTACCTCAGGGATGTCAACAGGGAAGGCACAACAATATTTCTGACAACCCATTACATGGATGAGGCCGATGTTCTCTCAGACAGAATCAGCATAATTGATCATGGGGAGATAATCATCACCGGAACTCCGGCAGAACTTAAAAATAACCTTGGAGAGGACTTAATATACCTCGAAACATCGGACATTCGGGCTTCAAAAGATATTTTAGGTAAATTTCCGGGGGTGAAAGAAGTAAGGGGGAAGGAGAGCGGACTGATATTGTCAACAACGAAAGACGGGACAAGAATACTTCCTGAGCTGATTAAAACTCTTGAACATGACGGCATCACAATCGAACTTGTAAACCTAAAAAAACCATCCATGGACGATGTATTTATGCATTACACGGGGAAGGAACTAAGGGACGGATCAGACAGGGATATTGGCGCAGAGGGCAGATAA
- a CDS encoding DUF362 domain-containing protein, which yields MSSKVWYLDLKNKPRYASINDLIRRLFEVSGTAGVLDEGDLTAIKVHFGEKGCTTYTNPVYVRQIADMIKSAGAKPFLTDTNTLYSGSRKNAVDHIMTALEHGFGYEVTGVPLIIADGLKSGISTDIEINCKNLKSVRIADGIASADSMIVISHFKGHIVAGFGGAIKNLAMGCATAEGKRDQHRVLQPVTDVELCTGCGLCAKICPENAVTIRDEKAVIDEDLCASCGECISRCPADAISFIWESGIAPFNERLAEYAYGAALNKMDKAFYFNFIVNVTPDCDCVPWSEHQIVPDIGILASADPVAIDTASRDLVNGERGFKGTLLKTNHEPGGDKFRGTWAHTNPDIQLKYAEEIGLGSMDYELIVVD from the coding sequence ATGTCTTCAAAGGTATGGTATCTTGACCTTAAAAATAAACCCAGATATGCCAGTATAAATGATCTCATCAGAAGGCTCTTTGAAGTATCCGGCACTGCCGGTGTGCTGGATGAAGGTGACCTCACTGCAATAAAGGTGCACTTCGGGGAGAAGGGATGCACCACTTATACAAACCCTGTCTATGTCAGGCAGATTGCAGACATGATAAAATCCGCCGGTGCAAAACCGTTTCTGACAGATACAAACACACTCTACTCCGGCTCAAGGAAGAATGCCGTTGATCATATAATGACTGCGCTTGAGCATGGCTTTGGATATGAGGTTACAGGTGTGCCGCTGATCATTGCTGACGGCCTTAAATCCGGAATATCAACTGATATTGAGATAAACTGCAAAAACCTTAAATCAGTCAGAATTGCCGACGGCATCGCATCTGCTGACAGCATGATTGTGATATCACATTTCAAAGGACATATTGTTGCAGGATTTGGAGGTGCCATTAAGAATCTCGCAATGGGATGTGCAACAGCAGAGGGAAAGAGGGATCAGCACAGGGTGCTTCAGCCGGTAACAGATGTTGAATTATGCACGGGTTGCGGACTTTGTGCAAAAATATGCCCGGAAAATGCCGTAACAATCAGAGATGAAAAAGCTGTTATCGATGAAGATCTCTGTGCATCCTGTGGTGAATGTATCTCCCGGTGCCCTGCCGATGCCATCTCATTCATATGGGAGTCGGGAATTGCCCCGTTCAATGAGCGGCTTGCAGAATACGCATATGGTGCAGCCCTTAATAAGATGGATAAGGCATTTTATTTCAATTTCATAGTCAATGTGACACCTGACTGTGACTGTGTTCCATGGAGCGAGCATCAGATTGTCCCGGACATAGGCATTCTCGCATCCGCAGATCCGGTTGCGATAGACACAGCTTCAAGAGACCTTGTCAACGGTGAAAGAGGATTTAAAGGAACACTTCTGAAGACAAACCATGAGCCCGGAGGGGATAAATTCAGGGGGACATGGGCCCACACCAACCCTGATATACAGCTTAAATACGCCGAAGAGATCGGTCTTGGCAGTATGGATTACGAACTGATAGTGGTGGACTAA